In Alosa sapidissima isolate fAloSap1 chromosome 11, fAloSap1.pri, whole genome shotgun sequence, a single window of DNA contains:
- the aass gene encoding alpha-aminoadipic semialdehyde synthase, mitochondrial, which translates to MLRLIRPQNQSLRGWSCSQKRYHHRKYVMAIRREDINVWERRAPFAPRHVKEITAAGHKVLVQPSNRRAIHEKYYERAGAVIQEDISEASLIIGVKRPPEEKVYPHKTYAFFSHTIKAQEANMGLLDDLLKKEVRLIDYEKMVDPNGFRIVAFGQWAGVAGMINILHGLGLRFLALGHHTPFMHIGMAHNYRNVSQAVQAVRDCGYEISLGLMPKSIGPLTFVFTGTGNVSKGAQEIINELPCEFVEPHELKDVSLSGDMTKVYATVLSRHHHLIRKSDGLYDPLEYEHHPELYTSHFRVSVAPYATCLINGIYWDPHTPRLLRRLDAQRLMRPIKLSAHATEGSPGLPHKLLAICDISADTGGSIEFMTECTTIDKPFCMYDPDQHIDRDSVEGSGILMCSIDNLPAQLPIEATEYFGDRLFPYIWEMLPSDANRPLDEEDFSPQVKDAVITSNGKLAPKFEYIEKLRERRESEQILKKGGMKRVLLLGSGYVSGPVIEYLTRNPGIQVTVASVLLSQAEELASKYPNTIPVMLDVTSQEGHMESLIKDHDLVISMLPYGYHPVVAKHCIHKKVNLVTASYLSPAMKELQKSAEEAGITIVNEMGLDPGIDHMLAMECIDQAKADGATVEYYTSFCGGLPAPECSDNPLRYKFSWSPYGVLLNTISPAIFLKDNEVINIPAGGSLMESTVPMDFLPGFNLEGFPNRDSTKYAEPYGIQSAHTLVRGTLRFRGFSRAMSGFVKLGLINTEPCPMLHHTAVPVSWKALLCQQIGLPCSVGDDAFQEAVYEHIDKDDFRMEMLKWFGMLSEEAVPHADSILGAVAKHLEARLAFDQGERDMIIMRNDVGIRHSSGELETKHIGLVVYGEPNGFSAMAKTVGYPAAIAAQMVLNGEITTKGLVVPMTKDIYGPVLTRLKEEGLQFTTKTTLIE; encoded by the exons ATGTTACGGCTCATTAGACCCCAGAACCAGAGCTTGAGGGGCTGGTCTTGTAGTCAGAAACGTTACCATCACCGCAAATATGTGATGGCCATCCGCCGTGAGGACATCAATGTATGGGAGCGGCGGGCACCCTTTGCCCCACGGCATGTGAAGGAGATTACTGCCGCAGGACACAAAGTGCTTGTACAGCCCTCCAATAGACGGGCCATCCATGAGAAA TACTACGAAAGAGCTGGAGCCGTCATTCAGGAGGACATCTCTGAGGCATCCCTTATCATCGGGGTCAAGAGACCACCTGAGGAGAAGGTGTACCCTCATAAGACGTATGCTTTCTTCTCTCATACCATCAAAGCACAAGAGGCAAACATGGGCCTTCTTGATGACCTTCTCAAAAAG GAAGTCCGCCTGATTGACTATGAGAAGATGGTGGATCCCAACGGCTTCCGCATTGTTGCCTTTGGTCAGTGGGCAGGTGTAGCAG GTATGATTAACATCCTACATGGCCTTGGACTGCGCTTCCTTGCCTTGGGACATCACACACCGTTTATG CACATTGGGATGGCACACAACTACAGAAATGTCAGTCAGGCTGTACAAGCTGTGAGGGACTGTGGGTACGAGATATCTCTCGGTCTCATGCCCAAGTCGATTGGCCCTCTTACATTTGTTTTTACTGGAACAGGCAATGTCTCCAAG GGTGCACAAGAAATCATAAACGAGCTTCCCTGTGAATTTGTGGAGCCCCATGAACTGAAGGATGTCTCTTTATCAGGAG ACATGACCAAAGTGTACGCCACAGTTCTCAGTCGACACCATCACCTGATCAGGAAAAGCGATGGACTTTATGACCCACTGGAATATGAACATCACCCTGAGCTCTACACCTCCCACTTCAGAGTCAGC GTGGCCCCTTATGCCACTTGTCTGATAAATGGGATCTACtgggacccccatacccccagGTTGCTCCGCCGGCTCGATGCCCAGCGGCTCATGCGACCCATCAAGCTTTCAGCCCATGCAACTGAGGGCTCACCTGGTCTGCCCCACAA GCTGCTGGCCATCTGTGACATCTCCGCAGACACAGGAGGCTCCATCGAGTTCATGACAGAGTGCACCACCATTGATAAGCCATTCTGTATGTATGACCCAGACCAACATATAGACCGTGACAg TGTGGAAGGCAGCGGCATCCTTATGTGCTCCATTGATAACTTACCTGCTCAACTGCCTATTGAGGCTACAGAGTACTTTGGAGACCGATTGTTCCCCTACATTTGGGAGATG CTCCCGTCAGATGCAAATAGACCACTTGATGAAGAGGACTTTTCCCCACAAGTGAAAGAT gCAGTGATAACATCTAACGGGAAACTAGCTCCAAAGTTTGAATACATTGAGAAACTTAGGGAAAGAAG GGAATCGGAGCAGATCCTGAAGAAAGGTGGAATGAAGCGTGTTCTGTTGCTTGGGTCCGGATATGTGTCTGGACCGGTCATTGAGTACCTGACCCGGAACCCTGGCATTCAGGTCACTGTAG CCTCGGTGCTGTTGAGCCAAGCTGAGGAGCTGGCCAGTAAATACCCCAACACCATTCCCGTCATGCTGGATGTGACCAGTCAGGAGGGCCACATGGAGTCCCTCATCAAAGACCATGACCTAGTGATCAG catgctgCCGTATGGGTATCACCCGGTGGTGGCCAAGCACTGCATCCATAAGAAGGTGAACCTGGTCACAGCCAGCTACCTGAGCCCAGCCATGAAGGAGCTGCAGAAGAG TGCTGAGGAGGCTGGTATCACCATAGTGAATGAGATGGGACTGGACCCTGGCATCGATCACATGTTGGCTATGGAGTGCATTGACCAGGCCAAGGCAGACGGAGCCACT GTGGAATACTACACCTCTTTCTGTGGGGGTCTCCCAGCCCCAGAGTGCTCAGACAACCCGCTGCGTTACAAGTTCAGCTGGAGTCCCTACGGCGTTCTCCTCAACACCATCAGCCCAGCCATCTTTCTCAAGGACAATGAG GTGATCAATATCCCAGCAGGAGGTTCCCTGATGGAGTCCACTGTGCCGATGGACTTCTTGCCAGGCTTCAACCTGGAGGGCTTCCCCAACCGCGACAGCACCAAGTATGCCGAGCCCTACGGCATCCAGTCCGCCCACACGCTGGTCAGGGGAACATTGCGCTTCAGG ggCTTCTCGCGTGCGATGAGTGGTTTTGTGAAGCTGGGCCTGATCAACACAGAGCCGTGCCCCATGCTGCACCACACTGCTGTCCCGGTGTCATGG AAAGCCTTGCTGTGCCAGCAGATTGGGCTGCCCTGCTCTGTTGGGGATGATGCCTTTCAGGAGGCTGTGTACGAGCACATCGACAAGGACGACTTCCGCATGGAAATGCTGAAATG GTTTGGAATGTTAAGTGAAGAAGCAGTGCCCCATGCTGACAGCATCCTGGGAGCAGTGGCTAAGCACCTGGAGGCCAGGCTGGCTTTTG aCCAAGGTGAGAGGGACATGATCATCATGAGGAATGACGTGGGTATCAGGCACTCTTCAGGAGAGCTGGAGACCAAGCACATCGGCCTGGTGGTTTATGGGGAGCCGAACGGCTTCTCTGCCATGGCTAAAACCGTGGGCTATCCTGCTGCCATCGCTGCTCAGATGGTTCTTAATG GTGAAATCACAACAAAAGGGCTTGTCGTGCCGATGACCAAGGATATCTACGGCCCTGTTCTCACCAGACTGAAGGAAGAGGGCCTCCAGTTCACCACCAAAACCACCCTCATAGAGTAG